The Sulfolobus islandicus Y.N.15.51 sequence AATTTCAAACTTCTTTGATTTTGAGAAAACTAATACAAGGAAGGAAGGAATTATTGATATTTTAGTTTTAGAAGCTAGAACACTTAAAAGCTTACTAAAATTTCATAGAGTGTTAAGGAATGAACGAATTTTGGATTCTGCTAGGAAATACTTGATGAAGGGAATAGAGGGTAACACAATAGCTTTTATGATACATAAACAAGCTGCAGCAGTTGGGGTTCTAAGTTTTGTTGATAGTGATAAGGAATCTCCATTAGGCGCAATTAAATTTTATATAGAATATCAAAATCCAAAAGAAGTAGTCGACTGGTTAGCTCCAAGGACGGCTCATGGTGTACCTCTTTGGGATAATCCTATTCCACCAGATGTTTGACTACTTAAGAGTTATGTAAGATAAGTCATCTGGTAAAATTGATTTAGGGAAAATTCTCCTAGCCACTTTTAAGTGTTCAGTTACATCCTCATATCTGGGACTTATGTGAGTTAAGGCCAATAGCTTCACCGAGGCTTCTAAAGCGACTTTAGCGGCATCTGCAACATTTGAATGACCATACGTGAAAGCTGAAGGCTCATTTAAGAATGTTGAATCGTGAATTAAGAGATCAACACCTTTAACGGACTCTATTACTGATTGGCAAGGTATAGTATCACCAGTATAGGCTACTTTTAATCCCCTCTTTATCACTAAATAATCCTCTGGCTTTAAGAACTTTCCATTATATTCCACTGTTTTTCCTTCTTTTAGTTTTCTCATTACCCTCCAGTCCTTTATTTTTTCCTTTTCTAGTTTTTCTTCGTCTATTTTCACTCTATCCCTTTCTGAAATTAAATACCCTTGAGACTCTACGGTATGGCATGTTTTAAATGTAGCTATTGTAATATTCTGATCATTGTAATTATCTATAAATTCAATTTTGAATGAAGGATTAAATTTAGAGTATTCAAAGGACGTGTAGAGGAAATCCTTAAGGTCTCTCGGGCCGAGAATATATAGTGTCTCCTTTCTATCTAGGAGACCCATGCTTGCAATTACTCCTAGTAATCCAAATACATGATCTCCATGCATGTGGGTTATTCCTATAATTTTTATTGAATTTATTCCTAATTTATTATTCATCAATGTATATTGTGTTCCTTCTCCACAATCCAATAAAATGTTTAAGCCTTCTCTTCTTACCAAGAATGCTGGTAATTTCCTCTTTTTAGAAGGGGAACCTGCACCTGTCCCTAAAAAGAATATTTGAATCACTTTTTCTGCACCACGTAAATTGCCCTTGTTAAACTCTTATGTGAATATAAGTAATGTAATCCTTTTATAATAAAACTATTTTCCTTTAATTTGTCTATAAAATTGAATCTTGAGTCTGTTGCGAAGGCTAGAAATCCGCCTTTTGTTAATGTTTCGGACGCTGAGGAAAAGAATTCCTCATAGAGTTGCATTAACTCTGCACCTTTATTTTTAGTTGATCTACCATATGGGGGATCTGTTGCTATTGAAGTTATATGGTGAAATGG is a genomic window containing:
- the rnz gene encoding ribonuclease Z; translation: MIQIFFLGTGAGSPSKKRKLPAFLVRREGLNILLDCGEGTQYTLMNNKLGINSIKIIGITHMHGDHVFGLLGVIASMGLLDRKETLYILGPRDLKDFLYTSFEYSKFNPSFKIEFIDNYNDQNITIATFKTCHTVESQGYLISERDRVKIDEEKLEKEKIKDWRVMRKLKEGKTVEYNGKFLKPEDYLVIKRGLKVAYTGDTIPCQSVIESVKGVDLLIHDSTFLNEPSAFTYGHSNVADAAKVALEASVKLLALTHISPRYEDVTEHLKVARRIFPKSILPDDLSYITLK
- a CDS encoding RNA-binding domain-containing protein, translating into MVKVMVVAEVRPSEDVNKVLSAISNFFDFEKTNTRKEGIIDILVLEARTLKSLLKFHRVLRNERILDSARKYLMKGIEGNTIAFMIHKQAAAVGVLSFVDSDKESPLGAIKFYIEYQNPKEVVDWLAPRTAHGVPLWDNPIPPDV